One stretch of Mus pahari chromosome 5, PAHARI_EIJ_v1.1, whole genome shotgun sequence DNA includes these proteins:
- the Asb1 gene encoding ankyrin repeat and SOCS box protein 1 produces the protein MAEGGSPDGRTGPGPAGPNLKEWLREQFCDHPLEHCEDTRLHDAAYVGDLQTLRNLLQEESYRSRINEKSVWCCGWLPCTPLRIAATAGHGNCVDFLIRKGAEVDLVDVKGQTALYVAVVNGHLESTEILLEAGADPNGSRHHRSTPVYHASRVGRDDILKALIRYGADVDVNHHLTPDTRPPFSRRLTSLVVCPLYISAAYHNLQCFRLLLQAGANPDFNCNGPVNTQEFYRGSPGCVMDAVLRHGCEAAFVSLLVEFGANLNLVKWESLGPEARGRRKMDPEALQVFKEARSIPRTLLSLCRVAVRRALGKYRLHLVPSLPLPDPIKKFLLYE, from the exons ATGGCGGAGGGCGGGAGCCCCGATGGGCGGACCGGCCCGGGACCCGCAG GTCCTAATCTGAAGGAGTGGCTGAGGGAGCAGTTCTGTGACCATCCACTGGAGCACTGTGAGGACACGAGACTCCATGATGCAGCCTATGTAGGGGACCTCCAGACCCTCAGAAACCTACTGCAAGAGGAGAGCTACCGGAG CCGCATCAATGAGAAGTCTGTCTGGTGCTGCGGCTGGCTCCCCTGCACACCACTGAGGATCGCAGCCACTGCAGGCCATGGGAACTGTGTGGACTTCCTCATACGCAAAGGGGCAGAGGTGGACCTGGTGGATGTCAAGGGGCAGACTGCCCTGTATGTGGCTGTAGTGAACGGGCACCTGGAGAGCACTGAGATCCTTTTGGAAGCTGGTGCTGATCCCAACGGCAGCCGGCACCACCGCAGCACTCCTGTGTACCATGCCTCTCGTGTGGGTAGGGACGACATCCTGAAGGCTCTTATCAG GTATGGAGCAGATGTTGATGTCAACCATCATCTGACTCCTGACACCCGGCCCCCTTTCTCAAGGCGGCTAACCTCCTTGGTGGTCTGTCCTCTATACATCAGTGCTGCCTACCATAACCTTCAGTGCTTCAGGCTGCTCTTGCAGGCTGGGGCAAATCCTGACTTCAATTGCAATGGCCCTGTCAACACCCAGGAGTTCTACAGGGGATCCCCTGGGTGTGTCATGGATGCTGTCCTGCGCCATGGTTGTGAAGCAGCCTTCGTGAGCCTGTTGGTAGAGTTTGGAGCCAACCTGAACCTGGTGAAGTGGGAATCCCTGGGCCcagaggcaagaggcagaagaaagatggATCCTGAGGCCTTGCAGGTCTTTAAAGAGGCCAGAA GTATTCCCAGGACCTTGCTGAGTTTGTGCCGGGTGGCTGTGAGAAGAGCTCTTGGCAAATACCGACTGCATCTTGTTCCCTCGCTGCCGCTACCAGACCCCATAAAGAAGTTTCTGCTTTATGAGTAG